A genomic region of Candidatus Micrarchaeota archaeon contains the following coding sequences:
- a CDS encoding right-handed parallel beta-helix repeat-containing protein, with amino-acid sequence LLNIDDDHVYEYTVNGERIKERLAHGQTSDGYVPLLRAQEEIIYYKSGLFTPFSINMSYEEFMTSIEDSDYVIGYSWRTAHGENWLTPVKDQGYCGSCWAFGTIGALESYINLYYNQHIDVNLSEQDLVSCSGAGGCYGGNYPDAYDYIQSTGVVDEECFPYTESDAPCSDKCSDWSSRVWKITGHSDVVFVDYYIDRLDPNVVNYYRNMTSNGPMTTGINWWDHVITGVGFKIFTNYGINALEVKNSWGDWWGHDGYGYILQFSEFDYITIDGLIPPSGTAYTKECRDSDGDGYCWWGVGEKPSTCPSSCAGNDVEDCDDSDPEKNGFVDGYMCIKNQYKIDSCKVISTPGTYFVTQDISSSSPVCIDVQSDNVVILGRSYKITGSGTGTGVRINGHSDVHIKNIILDNFDTGVDIDSSTNVVIKYLIINRSNTGIDIYNSDSNRFKMNKVLNCEEGIKVVDSNNNRFEGNYVKSSVIDSLYVEGSSDNEFYYNTFCGGTVDVNVVSGTNQFNGTVCSSSSGSVCVHGCSEDYDCVNLYWFDSYPDGLSFDKGTFTHESGSLELCNITYYFDKDNRLIFWTPSPETLDCNGATITSDFNTYPYDTSSEDNLGYGDVGEIVISQGTIRNCNFVNLPTPITQLGTRTELFIENNRFENISGCGIAIHMRWANFVIRNNTFKNVVVDDPDLYYEGYGVIHIDGLTDRFFSPNLIANNTFYNCTPITSGNLDYWLRYSPLHIVNNTFSNATTVSYSTYSIYLRYINNLVIANNRFFNNSWIKVRDTSNSNISNNLFTTPTGSSTCIKFFDGTNSLIYNNTFICSSGNYLYGIWLKDSYNNNVSNNYIESLYRGIYLRYSDNNDVEDNIILNSGSYGVYMSSSSSNHIRNNIICGSGTYDIKESGSNEYTDNYCETSDPAGLCTATRTYYYDGDSDTYGGETTMDGHCPSPGYTWRSGDCNDSNPDIHPGAEEVCDGLDNDCNGYADDGLPTYTYYSDSDGDTYGDPASPYTTCYSTPPTGYVIDNTDCNDTNADIHPGATEVCNEYDDNCDGNINEGFDSDGDTYTICGYSTLDGSFTGVDCNDTNADINPGATEICNEYDDNCDGNINEGFDSDGDTYTICGYSTLDGSFTGVDCNDTNATVYPGAPEVCDGVDQDCDGLFDEDFDSDGDGYTTCGYNITTGEYIEPDCLDDPSGDPPGCPTDPSGCDPGCPSDGTSACAICVNPGHTTECCGDSVDNNCDGLLDDEDPDCVPLGIDIMDMDGDGYNVYVDCDDLDPRVHPGAFDRANGRDDDCDGLIDEDVRPGLKPGYPYDKIPVRVRPKLDIRNDLIKIRG; translated from the coding sequence TGGCGAACTGCACACGGTGAGAACTGGCTCACCCCTGTCAAAGACCAGGGGTATTGCGGGAGTTGTTGGGCGTTCGGTACTATCGGAGCGTTAGAATCGTACATAAACCTCTACTATAACCAGCACATTGACGTGAACCTGAGCGAACAAGATTTGGTATCATGTAGCGGTGCAGGAGGATGTTATGGCGGCAATTATCCAGATGCCTATGATTATATTCAAAGCACGGGAGTAGTTGATGAGGAATGTTTCCCATACACAGAATCCGATGCACCGTGTAGTGATAAATGTAGTGATTGGAGTTCCCGGGTATGGAAGATCACAGGACACAGCGATGTCGTATTCGTTGATTATTACATTGACAGGCTTGACCCTAACGTGGTGAACTATTACAGAAACATGACATCCAACGGTCCCATGACGACCGGGATAAATTGGTGGGATCATGTTATAACTGGAGTAGGGTTCAAGATATTCACAAACTACGGTATCAACGCATTAGAGGTCAAGAACTCTTGGGGTGATTGGTGGGGTCATGACGGATACGGATACATACTACAATTCTCAGAATTTGATTATATAACGATTGATGGCCTGATCCCGCCCAGCGGTACCGCATACACTAAAGAATGTAGGGATAGTGATGGAGACGGTTATTGTTGGTGGGGGGTAGGTGAGAAGCCTTCAACGTGTCCCTCTTCATGTGCGGGTAACGATGTAGAAGATTGTGATGATTCAGACCCTGAGAAGAACGGGTTTGTTGACGGTTATATGTGTATAAAAAACCAGTACAAGATAGATTCATGTAAGGTTATCTCAACACCCGGCACATACTTTGTCACTCAAGATATATCTTCATCCTCCCCTGTTTGTATTGACGTGCAATCAGATAACGTAGTCATTCTCGGTAGAAGTTATAAGATCACCGGTTCAGGTACCGGAACTGGGGTACGTATAAACGGACATTCTGATGTTCATATAAAGAATATCATACTGGACAATTTTGATACCGGAGTGGATATTGACAGTAGTACCAACGTAGTCATCAAATACTTGATAATAAACCGGTCAAACACAGGTATTGATATATATAATTCAGATTCTAACAGGTTCAAGATGAACAAGGTCTTGAACTGTGAGGAAGGGATTAAGGTGGTTGATTCAAACAACAATCGGTTTGAAGGGAATTACGTCAAATCTAGTGTGATTGATTCCCTGTATGTGGAGGGGTCTAGCGATAACGAGTTTTATTATAATACATTCTGCGGTGGCACTGTTGACGTGAATGTGGTCAGCGGAACCAATCAGTTTAACGGAACCGTCTGTTCATCGTCATCGGGGTCGGTCTGTGTCCACGGATGTTCTGAGGATTACGATTGTGTTAACCTGTACTGGTTTGATAGTTATCCGGACGGATTATCCTTTGATAAAGGTACGTTTACCCATGAGTCGGGTTCGTTAGAACTGTGTAACATCACCTATTACTTTGACAAGGATAACCGGTTAATATTCTGGACCCCGTCCCCTGAAACGTTAGACTGTAACGGTGCAACGATCACATCTGACTTTAACACGTATCCCTATGATACATCTTCTGAAGATAATTTAGGGTATGGTGATGTGGGCGAGATAGTGATATCCCAGGGTACTATCAGGAATTGTAATTTTGTCAATCTGCCAACACCGATAACCCAACTTGGAACTCGTACCGAGTTGTTCATTGAGAACAATCGGTTCGAAAACATCTCAGGGTGCGGTATTGCCATACACATGCGTTGGGCGAATTTCGTCATAAGGAACAACACGTTCAAGAATGTTGTAGTGGACGACCCGGACCTATACTACGAGGGATACGGAGTGATCCATATAGACGGTCTTACTGATAGGTTCTTCTCACCCAACCTCATAGCCAACAACACCTTCTACAACTGTACCCCAATCACATCGGGGAATCTGGATTATTGGTTACGGTACAGTCCGTTGCACATAGTCAACAATACGTTTTCCAATGCCACAACCGTGAGTTATTCTACCTACAGCATCTACTTAAGGTACATAAACAATCTGGTGATAGCAAACAACCGGTTCTTCAACAACTCGTGGATTAAGGTGAGAGACACATCCAACTCTAATATAAGTAATAACCTCTTCACCACCCCAACAGGTTCTTCAACTTGTATCAAATTCTTTGACGGGACCAATTCGCTCATCTACAATAACACGTTCATCTGTAGCAGCGGTAATTATCTTTATGGAATTTGGCTGAAAGATAGTTATAACAACAACGTCTCAAACAATTACATTGAATCTTTGTATAGAGGCATATACCTACGGTACTCAGATAACAACGATGTGGAAGACAACATAATACTGAATAGCGGTAGTTATGGGGTATACATGTCTTCCTCTTCATCCAACCATATCAGGAACAACATCATCTGTGGCTCAGGAACTTATGATATAAAGGAATCTGGTTCTAATGAGTATACGGATAACTACTGTGAGACCTCAGATCCCGCTGGGTTATGTACTGCAACCCGTACCTATTACTACGATGGTGATTCGGACACCTACGGCGGAGAAACAACCATGGATGGACATTGTCCGTCTCCTGGGTATACTTGGAGATCGGGTGACTGTAACGATAGTAACCCTGACATTCATCCGGGTGCGGAAGAGGTATGCGACGGGTTGGACAACGATTGTAACGGTTATGCGGACGACGGGTTACCCACGTACACCTATTACTCGGATTCGGACGGTGACACCTATGGTGATCCCGCTTCACCTTATACTACCTGTTATTCCACACCACCGACCGGGTACGTAATTGATAACACAGATTGTAACGATACTAATGCCGATATACATCCCGGAGCAACCGAGGTGTGTAATGAATACGATGACAACTGTGACGGTAACATAAACGAAGGATTTGACTCAGATGGAGATACTTACACGATCTGTGGGTATTCCACCTTAGACGGTTCGTTTACAGGAGTGGACTGTAATGATACGAACGCTGACATCAACCCTGGTGCGACCGAGATATGTAATGAATACGATGATAACTGTGACGGTAATATAAACGAAGGATTTGACTCAGATGGAGATACCTACACGATCTGTGGGTATTCCACCTTAGACGGTTCGTTTACAGGAGTGGACTGTAACGATACGAACGCGACAGTATACCCGGGTGCTCCCGAGGTATGCGACGGTGTAGACCAGGATTGTGATGGATTGTTTGACGAAGATTTTGATTCGGACGGAGACGGGTACACTACTTGCGGTTATAACATCACAACGGGCGAATACATAGAACCTGATTGTCTGGACGACCCGTCTGGCGATCCACCGGGATGTCCCACCGACCCGAGCGGTTGTGACCCGGGTTGTCCCTCTGACGGTACCTCGGCATGCGCGATCTGTGTCAACCCTGGACATACCACCGAGTGTTGTGGTGATTCGGTGGACAACAACTGTGACGGTCTGTTGGATGATGAGGATCCTGACTGTGTGCCTTTGGGAATAGATATAATGGACATGGACGGTGACGGGTATAACGTGTACGTGGACTGTGACGACCTTGATCCGAGGGTACATCCCGGTGCGTTTGACCGCGCGAACGGTAGGGACGACGATTGTGACGGGTTGATTGATGAGGACGTTAGACCGGGTCTGAAACCGGGTTATCCGTACGATAAGATACCCGTACGCGTCCGACCAAAACTCGACATTCGAAACGATCTGATCAAAATAAGAGGATGA